Below is a window of Yimella sp. cx-51 DNA.
AGCCGAAGTCGATGAGGCGCTTGGCCACGTCGTCAACCGTGACGCCGGAGTCCTTCGTCAAACCGCGCAGGTCGAGGATGCACTCGTGCGCAACGAGGCCGCCTTCGCCGGTGTAGAGCACCGGGAAGTGCTCGTCCAGACGCTTGGCGATGTAGTTGGCGTTGACCACAGCTGCCTCGGTGGCTTCGGTGAGGCCCTCGCCGCCCATGAGCCGCACATAGGCCCAGGAGATCGGCAGGATCGAGGCCGAACCGAAGGGCGCGGCCGAGATCGGACCGACTCCGGTCTCCGGGCCGGCGTGTGCCGACAGCGGGTGGTTCGGCAGGAACGGCGCGAGGTGCGCGCGCACACCCACCGGACCGACACCGGGGCCACCGCCACCGTGCGGGATGCAGAACGTCTTGTGCAGGTTCAGGTGCGACACGTCGCCACCGAACTTGCCCGGCTGCGCCATGCCGACCAGGGCGTTGAGGTTGGCACCATCGACATACACCTGGCCGCCGGCTTCGTGCACGAGGTCGCACAACTCCGTGATGGTGTCCTCGTACACACCGTGCGTCGAGGGATAGGTGACCATGATCGCGGCGAGGTTCTCGCCGTGTTGCTTGAGCTTCAGCTTCAGGTCGTCCATGTCGATCTCACCGGTCGGAGCGGTCTTGACCACCACGACCTTCAGGCCGGCCATCGCGGCCGAGGCAGCGTTGGTGCCGTGGGCCGATGCCGGGATCAGGCAGACATTGCGGTGGCTGTCGCCGTTCGACTCGTGGTAGGCGTGGATCGCCAGCAGGCCGGCGAACTCTCCCTGCGATCCGGCGTTCGGCTGCAGCGAGACCGCGTCGTAACCGGTGATCGCACACAGCCATTGCTCGAGTTCGCCGACCAGTTCACGAATGCCGACGGTCTGCTCCGCGGGCGCGAACGGGTGCAGGTTGGCGAACTCCGGCCAAGTCACCGACTCCATCTCGGTGGTGGCGTTGAGCTTCATCGTGCACGAGCCGAGCGGAATCATTCCGCGGTCGAGGGCGTAGTCGCGATCGGACAACGAGCGCAGGTAACGCAGCATCTGCGTCTCGCTGTGGTGGGAGTTGAACACCGGATGACCCAGGTACTCGGACTCGCGGACCAGGGACGCAGCAAAGGTCGGCTCACCATCAGCCGGTACGGGCGCGTTGACACCGAAGGCTGCCGCGACACCGGCGAGTTCTTCGTCTGTCGTGGTCTCGTCGACGCTCACGCTCACGTGGTCTGCGTCGACCCGCCAGATGTTGATACCCCGATCAAGGGCCGCCTCGACGACGGAGTCGGCGCGTCCCTCGACGGAAACGGTGAGGGTGTCGAAGAAGCTGTCAGCGACGAGGTCGGCTCCACCTGCACGGAGCACTGCTGCCAGGCCGACTGCCTTGCCGTGCACCTCGGAGGCGATGCGGCGCAGGCCGGCGGGTCCGTGGTAGACGGCGTACATCGAGGCCATCACCGCCAGGAGCACCTGAGCGGTGCAGATGTTGCTGGTGGCCTTTTCCCGCCGGATGTGCTGCTCACGCGTCTGCAGAGCCAGGCGGAACGCGGGTGCGCCATCGGCGTCGACCGAGACACCGACGAGCCGGCCCGGGAGGTTGCGCTCGAGGCCCTCGCGCACACACATGTATCCCGCGTGCGGGCCGCCGAAGCCCATCGGAACACCGAAGCGCTGGCTGGTGCCGACGGCGATGTCGGCGCCCCACTCCCCCGGCGACTTCAGCAGGGTGAGCGCAAGCAGGTCTGCTGCGGCGGTCACGAGGCCACCCGCCTCGTGGGTTGCGGATGCCAGGGCACTCCAGTCGACGATCTCGCCGTTGGCGTTCGGGTACTGCACCACGACACCGAAGACCGGACGTTCACCAGCAGCGGCACGCAGTTCATCGGCGGTGGAGATCGAACGCAGATCGGCGACCACGAGTTCGATGCCGACGGCGTCGGCGCGTGTCTGGGTGACCGCGATCGACTGCGGCAACACCTGCGCGTCGACCAACAGCACCGAGTCGTCCTTGGCACGGGTGGAACGGTGCATCAACGACATCGCCTCGGCGACCGCCGTGCCCTCGTCCAGCAGGCTCGCTGAGGAGGTCTGCAGACCGGTGAGGTCGGCGACCACCGTCTGGAAGTTGAGCAGGGCCTCGAGCCGCCCCTGTGAGATCTCGGGCTGGTAGGGCGTGTAAGCGGTGTACCAGGCGGGATTCTCGAGGATGTTGCGCTTGATGACACCCGGCGTGTGGGTGCCGTAGTAGCCCAGACCGATCATCGAGGTCAGCACCTGGTTACGACCGGCCTTGTCGCGCAGCTCAGCCAGCACGGCCGCTTCGCTGGGGGCGACCACGACATCGAGAGCGTCCGACATCCGGATCGTGCCGGGGATGGCGCGGTCGATGAGTTCGGACACACTGGAATAACCGATTGTCTTGAGCATCGTGTCGACCTCGTCCTGGGCCGGGCCGATGTGACGGCTGACGAAATCGGGGGTGTTCTGGGACGTCATGCTCTTCCTTCGACGAGGGTGCGATGCGGGCGCCTCCCCATCTGTCGGCGTGCGCCTTCAGAGCTGCCTCATCCGGGCGGTCCGGTGGCCTGAGAGGTTCTGGGGAGAATTGCCCCTTCGGCGCCACCACCGTTGTGGGCGGAGGACTCTCCCGCCCGGTGTCGTGAGCTGCGCCAAATTTAGCATCGAGCGATCTGCATCACTCCCCTGGCGTGAGGTGCCCACGCAAAGAACCCTCCGCCTGGGAAGGCGGAGGGTTCGAGCGCGAGAAGTCGGTGCCGCTCAGACTGCCTTACGGCGCTCGCGGCGTGAACGGAGTTCGTCGCCGGGGTGCTCGGCCGGGGTGTCGGCGTCGGGGCGCTCGGAGGGAAGCTCCGACAGCGTGAATTCGACCTCGCGCCAGACGGTGCCGAGCGCGATGCCGAAGACACCCTGACCGCCGCGGATGAGGTCGATGACCTGATCGTCGGAGGTGCATTCGTAGACGCTGGCGCCGTCGGACATCAAGGTGATCGTGGCGAGGTCGTCGACGCCGTGGTCACGCAAAGCAGCGACGGCGATGCGGATCTGCTGCAGTGAGACTCCGGTGTCGAGCAGCCGCTTGACCACCTTCAGTACGAGGATGTCGCGGAAGCTGTAGAGACGGTGGTTGCCCGAGCCAGAGGGGTTGCGCACGGACGGCTCGACCAGACCGGTGCGGGCCCAATAGTCGAGCTGGCGGTAGGTGACGCCAGCGGCACGGCAGGCGGCGGGACCGCGGTAACCCAGTTCGCCGGCGTCGACCTGCTGCGAGGCAGCATCGAGCGGGGCCTCCAGCGGAGCCGGAGCCTGGGAGCCGGCGGGCTGCACATCAGCGCGGGCCATGGCTACCTCTTTCCTTCGTACGTCCGTGGCGCGCACTCGCGCGCCTGCCAAGAAAGGTACGGCCCTTACCGGTGGGGGTCAACGACGACAACCGGCGTGTCACGGCCGGTTTGGACACGAATCCAAACTTCAATGTCTAGTTGACGGTTAAGAATTTCAGTCTCGATCGTCCGGTTTTTCGTCGGTTTCGGCCGTCTCGAAGTCCTCGGCGGAGACCTGGTCGAGGAACTCTCGGAACTTCTCCACCTCGTCCTCCTGTTCCATCTCCATCACCACGCCGACTTCGTCGAGAATCGTGTCGTCGACGTACACCGCAGTGCCCGCACGCAGTGCCAGTGCGATGGCGTCGGAGCTGCGGGCGTCGATCCGGCGTCCGTCGGCGAGTACGAGCTCGGCATAAAAGACACCTTCGTCCATCGAGACGATGTCGACGTGCGACAGGCGCGCGCCCAGGGTGTCGACCAGGATCAGCATGAGGTCATGGGTGAGCGGACGCGGCGGCTCGACACCTTCCAACACATGGGCGATCGCTGCGGCCTCGGGCGCTCCGATCCAAATGGGCACACAACGCCCACTGGCCGTCTCCCGCAGAATCACGATCGGCTTGTTCGTCGGCATCTCCACCCGGACGCCCAAGACCTCAACCTGCTTCACGTTGCCGCCTCGCCTTCCGGAATTGCAGAACCTTGTGGCCGACGCACGGCACCGATGTGGAACATCGGCTGCCGCACTGGGCTCAACGCTACCCCTGCAGACCGGCGCGGACGAGTGCGAGGTGCAGCGCGAGACACTCCCGCATGAGTTCGGTGCGATCGGATTCGGTGGGGCCGTAGCTGAGTTGTTGGATCAGACCCAACTCACGATCGGCCGCCAGCCGGAACGGGCGCAGATGGCGGGCACCAACACCGTGGGCCATCAGGGCCCCGGCCGACCGGGCGATCTGCAGCGCCCCCGCATCGAAGTAGCCGTCGCTGTCGGGCTTGACCAGACCGAAGTCGACGATGTCGCGCACCGCCTGCGCGTCGAGCTGCGCTGCGGTCGCCAGTTCGGTGGCCGACAGACGAAGTCGCCCACCGTCGACCTCAGCCAGATCGGCGACGGTCGGGGCGTCGGGGTCGATCGGCACCGAAGGAACAGCCGGACGCTGGTCGGCGGCTGGTTCGAGGCCGCGGTCGAATGCGTCGAGAGCCTCTCGGATGACCTTCAGCGGCCAGAAGCGGTCGCGCTGGCAGCGCAACACGAAGCGGAGACGTTCGACGTCACGCTCGGTGTATCTGCGGTAGCCACTCTCGGCGCGCTGCGGACTCACCA
It encodes the following:
- the gcvP gene encoding aminomethyl-transferring glycine dehydrogenase; translated protein: MTSQNTPDFVSRHIGPAQDEVDTMLKTIGYSSVSELIDRAIPGTIRMSDALDVVVAPSEAAVLAELRDKAGRNQVLTSMIGLGYYGTHTPGVIKRNILENPAWYTAYTPYQPEISQGRLEALLNFQTVVADLTGLQTSSASLLDEGTAVAEAMSLMHRSTRAKDDSVLLVDAQVLPQSIAVTQTRADAVGIELVVADLRSISTADELRAAAGERPVFGVVVQYPNANGEIVDWSALASATHEAGGLVTAAADLLALTLLKSPGEWGADIAVGTSQRFGVPMGFGGPHAGYMCVREGLERNLPGRLVGVSVDADGAPAFRLALQTREQHIRREKATSNICTAQVLLAVMASMYAVYHGPAGLRRIASEVHGKAVGLAAVLRAGGADLVADSFFDTLTVSVEGRADSVVEAALDRGINIWRVDADHVSVSVDETTTDEELAGVAAAFGVNAPVPADGEPTFAASLVRESEYLGHPVFNSHHSETQMLRYLRSLSDRDYALDRGMIPLGSCTMKLNATTEMESVTWPEFANLHPFAPAEQTVGIRELVGELEQWLCAITGYDAVSLQPNAGSQGEFAGLLAIHAYHESNGDSHRNVCLIPASAHGTNAASAAMAGLKVVVVKTAPTGEIDMDDLKLKLKQHGENLAAIMVTYPSTHGVYEDTITELCDLVHEAGGQVYVDGANLNALVGMAQPGKFGGDVSHLNLHKTFCIPHGGGGPGVGPVGVRAHLAPFLPNHPLSAHAGPETGVGPISAAPFGSASILPISWAYVRLMGGEGLTEATEAAVVNANYIAKRLDEHFPVLYTGEGGLVAHECILDLRGLTKDSGVTVDDVAKRLIDFGFHAPTMSFPVAGTLMVEPTESESLEEIDRFCDAMIAIRAEIQEVIDGKVPAQDSVLRHAPHTARSLVGDWDHPYSREDAVYPAGLDPLRKYWAPVRRVDGAYGDRNLICSCPSPEAYED
- a CDS encoding bifunctional nuclease family protein; its protein translation is MKQVEVLGVRVEMPTNKPIVILRETASGRCVPIWIGAPEAAAIAHVLEGVEPPRPLTHDLMLILVDTLGARLSHVDIVSMDEGVFYAELVLADGRRIDARSSDAIALALRAGTAVYVDDTILDEVGVVMEMEQEDEVEKFREFLDQVSAEDFETAETDEKPDDRD
- a CDS encoding MerR family transcriptional regulator — encoded protein: MARADVQPAGSQAPAPLEAPLDAASQQVDAGELGYRGPAACRAAGVTYRQLDYWARTGLVEPSVRNPSGSGNHRLYSFRDILVLKVVKRLLDTGVSLQQIRIAVAALRDHGVDDLATITLMSDGASVYECTSDDQVIDLIRGGQGVFGIALGTVWREVEFTLSELPSERPDADTPAEHPGDELRSRRERRKAV
- a CDS encoding MerR family transcriptional regulator, with product MTDQQPTLAIGAVLGRLTEEFPDLTLSKVRFLDAQGVVSPQRAESGYRRYTERDVERLRFVLRCQRDRFWPLKVIREALDAFDRGLEPAADQRPAVPSVPIDPDAPTVADLAEVDGGRLRLSATELATAAQLDAQAVRDIVDFGLVKPDSDGYFDAGALQIARSAGALMAHGVGARHLRPFRLAADRELGLIQQLSYGPTESDRTELMRECLALHLALVRAGLQG